A single region of the Pontibacter kalidii genome encodes:
- a CDS encoding DUF4136 domain-containing protein translates to MNLIHQEHRSLHRLLLAFLAGIILWGCAPATRMTGSWKNPDTATQKYSKVMVVAISDNVQARQTVETDMQAQLQKRGIDATRSLDMFTPTMTEQGAPDVDRMLSEAQEQGFGAILTVALLDQETETRYVPGAYGYAPMTRFGWYGGFRGYYNYWYPTLYSPGYYTEDKVYFLETNLYDVKTEQLQWSGQTESYSPSSLRKASETLAELTVNSLAQEGLLQ, encoded by the coding sequence ATGAACTTAATACACCAAGAACACCGTAGCCTGCACAGGCTCCTGCTCGCTTTTTTAGCCGGTATAATCCTATGGGGTTGCGCTCCCGCCACCCGCATGACAGGTTCCTGGAAAAACCCGGATACAGCTACTCAGAAGTATAGCAAGGTAATGGTGGTAGCCATCTCAGACAATGTACAGGCCAGGCAAACCGTGGAAACGGACATGCAGGCGCAGCTGCAAAAACGTGGCATCGACGCCACCAGAAGTCTGGACATGTTTACGCCCACCATGACAGAGCAAGGCGCCCCCGATGTGGACCGGATGCTATCAGAGGCGCAAGAGCAGGGCTTTGGTGCAATCCTAACGGTGGCGCTGCTGGACCAGGAAACGGAGACCCGTTATGTGCCAGGTGCCTACGGCTACGCCCCCATGACACGCTTTGGCTGGTATGGCGGGTTCCGGGGATATTATAATTACTGGTACCCTACCCTTTACTCCCCCGGCTACTACACCGAGGATAAAGTATACTTCCTGGAGACAAACCTTTATGACGTGAAGACGGAGCAACTGCAGTGGTCTGGCCAAACGGAGTCGTACAGCCCGTCCAGCCTCCGGAAAGCCTCTGAGACACTTGCCGAACTGACCGTAAACAGTCTGGCGCAGGAGGGGCTGCTGCAGTAA
- a CDS encoding OmpA family protein, whose translation MKLVKLSLSSMLAVTMLFSSCKSTAPAAGSGTTTETTTQTKPADEKKGMTKTTKGGLIGAGGGAVIGGLIGNRLGNTAAGAIVGAAVGGATGAVIGRRMDKQAEELEKSMENANVERVGEAIRVNFDSGILFAVNSAELSASAKQDIQKLAKTLQEYQGTDVIIEGHTDNTGSYELNQKLSERRAESVAAYARSLGVDGARLQAKGYSYDQPIADNSTVEGRKQNRRVEIIIVANEELKKAAESGEIK comes from the coding sequence ATGAAATTAGTAAAACTATCCCTGAGCTCGATGCTGGCCGTTACCATGCTGTTTTCCTCTTGCAAGAGCACAGCCCCTGCTGCCGGCTCAGGCACAACTACCGAGACAACGACTCAAACAAAGCCTGCTGATGAGAAAAAAGGCATGACGAAGACCACGAAAGGCGGCCTGATTGGTGCCGGTGGTGGTGCCGTAATCGGTGGCCTGATCGGTAACAGGTTGGGCAACACGGCTGCCGGTGCCATTGTGGGCGCTGCTGTGGGTGGCGCAACAGGTGCCGTTATTGGTCGCCGTATGGATAAGCAGGCCGAGGAACTGGAGAAATCGATGGAGAATGCCAACGTAGAGCGCGTGGGCGAGGCTATCCGTGTGAACTTCGACTCAGGCATACTTTTCGCGGTAAACTCCGCCGAGCTGAGCGCCTCTGCTAAGCAGGATATCCAGAAGCTGGCTAAAACGCTGCAGGAGTACCAAGGCACCGATGTGATCATCGAAGGTCACACTGACAACACAGGCTCATATGAACTGAACCAGAAATTGTCAGAGCGCCGGGCCGAATCTGTGGCAGCCTATGCCCGCAGCCTGGGTGTTGACGGAGCGCGTCTGCAGGCCAAAGGCTATAGCTACGACCAGCCGATTGCCGATAACAGCACCGTGGAAGGACGTAAGCAGAACCGCCGCGTGGAGATCATCATTGTGGCAAACGAGGAGCTGAAGAAGGCTGCCGAGAGCGGTGAGATCAAGTAA
- a CDS encoding OmpA family protein gives MKNFRINLSILALIAVILSSCASGGGGMSRTAKGGVIGAGSGAVVGGVVGRVAGNTAAGAIIGAAVGGTAGALIGRRMDKQAEELQRDLENAQVERVGEGIKITFNSGILFATSSAELQPGAKTEIAQLAQTLQKYPDTNILIEGHTDNTGNRSINQPLSERRAESVASYLSSTGVDRSRMTTQGYADDQPIADNSTAAGRQQNRRVEIAIFANEKMKKAAERGEL, from the coding sequence ATGAAAAACTTCAGAATAAACCTTTCCATATTAGCCCTTATTGCCGTCATACTTTCATCGTGCGCCTCAGGCGGCGGTGGCATGAGCAGAACTGCCAAGGGCGGTGTGATTGGTGCCGGTTCTGGCGCCGTGGTAGGTGGTGTGGTTGGTAGAGTGGCCGGCAACACGGCTGCCGGTGCTATTATTGGTGCCGCAGTGGGTGGCACGGCCGGTGCCCTGATCGGCAGAAGAATGGACAAGCAGGCCGAGGAGCTGCAGCGGGACCTGGAGAACGCACAGGTAGAGCGAGTAGGCGAGGGTATCAAGATTACCTTTAACTCAGGAATCCTGTTTGCCACGAGCTCTGCCGAGCTACAGCCCGGTGCTAAAACCGAGATCGCGCAACTGGCCCAGACCCTGCAGAAATACCCGGACACGAACATCCTGATTGAGGGCCACACGGATAATACCGGTAATAGAAGCATTAACCAGCCGCTCTCGGAGCGCCGCGCCGAGTCAGTGGCAAGCTACCTGTCCTCTACCGGGGTAGACCGCAGCCGTATGACCACGCAGGGCTACGCTGATGACCAGCCGATTGCCGATAACAGCACAGCCGCTGGCCGCCAGCAAAACCGCCGCGTAGAGATTGCCATTTTCGCTAACGAGAAAATGAAGAAAGCCGCTGAGCGCGGAGAGCTATAA
- a CDS encoding M28 family peptidase has protein sequence MKNKMNILALLLCGTLCFASCDSAEKSGSKIAGVEEEAPAAVRAPAFNPDSAYAFIARQVAFGPRVPNTGPHFQTGEWIVAKLKEYGAQVQEQKFQARAYDGTMLNLRNVIASYNPGAANRILLAAHWDTRPVADKDESNPGKPIEGANDGGSGVGVLLEIARTIHTAQQKPDVGVDLIFFDGEDYGQPENSAGPYVQDSWCLGAQYWSRNKHEPNYRANYGILLDMVGAENARFPREGYSRQFAKEIVDKVWKAGNSIGYSDYFKYQNAPAITDDHYYVNTLAKIRMIDIVELHPNAGSGDIFGAYHHRHTDTMDIISKNTLKAVGQTVLHVVYNE, from the coding sequence ATGAAGAATAAAATGAACATACTGGCGCTTTTACTCTGCGGCACCCTGTGCTTTGCCAGCTGCGACTCGGCTGAGAAAAGCGGCAGCAAGATAGCCGGAGTAGAGGAAGAGGCCCCTGCAGCCGTGCGAGCCCCCGCCTTTAACCCCGACTCAGCCTACGCCTTTATAGCCAGGCAGGTGGCCTTTGGCCCACGCGTGCCCAACACGGGCCCGCACTTCCAGACCGGCGAGTGGATCGTGGCGAAGCTGAAGGAGTACGGCGCACAGGTGCAGGAGCAGAAGTTTCAGGCCAGGGCCTACGATGGCACCATGCTGAACCTGCGCAACGTCATCGCCTCCTACAACCCCGGCGCAGCCAACCGCATACTGCTGGCCGCCCACTGGGATACCCGCCCTGTGGCCGATAAGGATGAGAGCAACCCTGGCAAGCCCATAGAGGGAGCTAACGACGGCGGCAGTGGCGTGGGGGTGCTGCTGGAGATTGCCCGGACCATACACACAGCACAGCAGAAGCCGGATGTGGGCGTGGACCTGATCTTTTTTGACGGAGAGGACTACGGCCAGCCAGAGAATAGCGCAGGGCCTTATGTGCAGGATTCCTGGTGTCTGGGCGCACAGTACTGGAGCCGGAACAAACACGAGCCGAACTACCGCGCCAACTATGGCATCCTGCTGGATATGGTGGGGGCCGAGAACGCCCGCTTCCCCCGCGAGGGGTACTCCAGGCAGTTCGCCAAGGAGATCGTGGACAAAGTATGGAAGGCAGGCAACAGCATCGGTTACTCCGATTACTTTAAGTACCAGAACGCCCCGGCTATTACCGACGACCATTACTATGTGAACACCCTGGCCAAGATCCGCATGATCGATATCGTGGAGCTGCACCCGAATGCCGGCAGCGGGGACATCTTCGGGGCGTACCACCACCGCCACACCGATACCATGGACATCATCAGCAAGAATACGCTGAAAGCCGTGGGGCAGACGGTGCTGCACGTGGTGTACAACGAGTAG
- a CDS encoding class I fructose-bisphosphate aldolase — MSYEKIVSLLGSDAESLLQHQSQTISKEQLHAPGPDFVDRIFAQSNRSPQVLRSLQQLFDHGRLGGTGYLSILPVDQGIEHTAGASFAPNPIYFDPENIIRLAIEGGCNAVATTFGNLAMMSRKYAHRIPFVVKINHNELMTYPNKYDQIMFGSVDEAWNLGATAVGATIYFGSEESSRQIIEVAEAFERAHQLGMATILWCYTRNNAFKKDGTDYHVAADLTAQANHLGVTIQADIIKQKLPENNGGFKAISFGKTHEKMYSELTTDNPIDLTRYQVANCYMGRAGLINSGGESKGASDLADAVRTAVINKRAGGMGLISGRKAFQKDMKAGVELLNAIQDVYLANEITLA; from the coding sequence ATGAGCTACGAGAAAATCGTTTCGCTACTTGGTTCAGATGCTGAAAGCCTGCTGCAGCACCAGAGCCAGACCATTTCCAAAGAGCAGCTGCATGCCCCCGGTCCTGATTTCGTGGACAGGATCTTTGCCCAGTCGAACCGCTCTCCGCAGGTGCTGCGTAGCCTGCAGCAGCTGTTCGACCACGGCCGCCTCGGGGGCACGGGGTATCTTTCCATCCTGCCGGTGGACCAGGGCATCGAGCACACCGCCGGCGCCTCTTTTGCCCCAAACCCGATCTACTTCGATCCGGAGAACATCATCAGGCTGGCCATAGAGGGCGGCTGCAACGCGGTGGCTACCACCTTCGGCAACCTGGCCATGATGTCGCGGAAGTATGCGCACCGGATCCCGTTTGTGGTGAAGATCAACCACAACGAGCTGATGACCTACCCCAACAAGTATGACCAGATCATGTTCGGCTCTGTGGATGAGGCCTGGAACCTGGGTGCCACTGCGGTGGGTGCCACGATCTACTTCGGTTCTGAGGAGTCCTCCCGCCAGATCATAGAGGTGGCCGAGGCCTTTGAGCGGGCGCACCAACTGGGCATGGCCACCATCCTGTGGTGCTACACCCGCAACAATGCCTTCAAGAAAGACGGCACCGATTACCACGTAGCCGCCGACCTGACGGCGCAGGCCAACCATCTGGGTGTCACCATCCAAGCCGACATCATCAAGCAAAAACTACCGGAGAACAACGGCGGCTTTAAGGCGATCAGCTTCGGCAAGACGCACGAGAAAATGTACTCGGAGCTTACCACGGACAACCCGATCGACCTGACGCGCTACCAGGTGGCCAACTGCTACATGGGCCGCGCCGGCCTGATTAACTCCGGCGGCGAGTCTAAGGGAGCCTCCGACTTGGCAGATGCGGTGCGCACGGCGGTTATTAACAAGCGTGCGGGCGGTATGGGCCTGATCTCCGGTCGCAAAGCATTTCAGAAAGACATGAAGGCCGGCGTGGAGCTGCTGAACGCCATTCAGGACGTATACCTGGCAAATGAGATTACACTGGCGTAA
- a CDS encoding dihydrofolate reductase family protein, with the protein MRKLSLFIATSLDGYIAKPNDDLSFLNLVEKEGEDYGYADFTSTIDTILIGRKTYDWVQREIGTSHYDNGERDVYVLTRTERPSIGRIKFYTGDLRELVQKLKSKNGKDIYCDGGAEVINELLKSDLIDEFIISIVPVLLGNGTRLFKDGRPEQTLELVTAKTFDTGLTQLHYKRKK; encoded by the coding sequence ATGCGAAAATTATCACTTTTCATTGCGACAAGCTTGGACGGTTACATTGCCAAACCTAATGATGACCTTAGCTTCCTGAATTTAGTCGAGAAAGAAGGCGAAGATTATGGCTATGCAGACTTTACCTCAACCATCGACACCATACTTATTGGTAGGAAAACATATGATTGGGTTCAAAGAGAAATAGGAACTTCTCATTATGATAACGGGGAAAGAGATGTGTATGTGCTTACAAGAACAGAAAGGCCAAGTATAGGCAGGATAAAGTTCTACACCGGTGATCTAAGGGAATTGGTGCAAAAGTTAAAGAGCAAAAATGGAAAAGATATCTATTGTGATGGTGGGGCGGAAGTCATCAACGAACTTTTGAAAAGCGACCTGATTGACGAGTTTATTATTTCAATCGTGCCCGTGCTGCTAGGTAATGGAACAAGACTTTTCAAGGACGGCAGGCCGGAACAGACACTTGAACTAGTTACCGCTAAAACCTTTGACACAGGATTAACACAGTTACATTACAAACGGAAGAAATAA
- the accD gene encoding acetyl-CoA carboxylase, carboxyltransferase subunit beta, translating into MPWFKRADKGIQTPTEQKKETPDGLWYKCPTCKTVTSTAEHRKNLNTCVQCNHHDRIGSKEYFAILFDDNEFTELDENLTSGDPLHFVDSKPYPQRIASTQKATGLKDAVRSAYGKINGQNITIACMDFAFIGGSMGSVVGEKIARAIDHARKTRTPFLMISKSGGARMMEAGFSLMQMAKTSAKLALLSEEKLPYISLLTDPTTGGVTASYAMLGDFNIAEPGALIGFAGPRVIKETIGKDLPKGFQSAEFVLEHGFLDFIIDRKQLKGRLSELLSMVLLPEDVTTTPKAKKTVKAS; encoded by the coding sequence ATGCCTTGGTTTAAAAGAGCAGATAAAGGAATCCAGACGCCAACAGAGCAAAAGAAGGAAACCCCGGACGGATTGTGGTACAAGTGCCCTACCTGCAAAACCGTGACAAGTACGGCCGAGCACCGCAAGAACCTGAACACCTGCGTGCAGTGCAACCACCACGACCGCATCGGCTCCAAAGAGTACTTTGCCATTTTATTTGATGACAACGAGTTTACCGAACTCGACGAGAACCTGACCTCAGGCGACCCGCTCCATTTCGTGGACTCCAAGCCCTACCCGCAGCGTATCGCCTCCACGCAGAAGGCTACCGGCCTGAAAGATGCGGTGCGCTCAGCCTACGGCAAAATCAATGGACAGAACATCACCATCGCCTGTATGGATTTTGCCTTCATCGGCGGATCCATGGGCTCGGTGGTAGGGGAGAAGATTGCCCGCGCCATAGACCACGCCCGCAAAACCCGCACCCCTTTCCTGATGATCTCGAAATCGGGCGGTGCGCGTATGATGGAGGCCGGCTTCTCATTGATGCAGATGGCCAAGACCTCGGCCAAACTGGCCTTGCTGAGCGAGGAGAAACTACCCTACATCTCGCTGCTGACAGACCCAACCACAGGGGGCGTAACGGCCTCTTATGCCATGCTGGGCGATTTTAACATTGCCGAGCCGGGTGCCCTGATCGGTTTTGCCGGTCCGCGCGTGATTAAGGAGACGATTGGCAAAGACCTGCCGAAGGGCTTCCAAAGCGCAGAGTTTGTGCTGGAGCACGGCTTCCTGGATTTCATTATCGACCGTAAACAACTCAAAGGCCGCCTGAGCGAGCTGCTGAGCATGGTGCTGCTGCCAGAGGACGTAACCACCACACCGAAGGCAAAGAAAACGGTAAAGGCATCCTGA
- the cysS gene encoding cysteine--tRNA ligase, with protein sequence MQQKLNLYNTLTRKKEEFEPLHAPFVGMYVCGPTVYGEPHLGHARSAVTFDVLYRYLKYQGYKVRYVRNITDVGHLENDADEGEDKIQKKAKLEHLEPMEVVNHYTNIYHQEMDRLNVLQPDIEPRASGHIIEQVQMIQEILDNGFAYEVNGSVYFDVQAYDKQHKYGKLSGRVIDDLLNNTRTLEGQEEKRSPLDFALWKKASPTHIMRWPSPWSDGFPGWHLECSAMSRKYLGTTFDIHGGGLDLMFPHHECEIAQSQASCSHTDAAKYWIHNNMITVNGQKMGKSLGNFINLSELFNGNHEMLEQAYTPMTIRFFILQAHYRSTLDFSNEALQAARKGYTKLMNGLRVLKKLRYPEAETQVVPDEKLNEELQKLTQDCFRGLNDDLNTAKTIASLFNLLKKINSIYLGQIEVGQLTRGTFDLLRDTYQELVLHVLGLQEESFGDMEEMLHLVLSFYKEAKEQKAYDKVDAIRAELKRQGIVIKDMKTGIDWAYEE encoded by the coding sequence ATGCAACAGAAACTGAACCTGTACAATACGCTGACGCGAAAGAAAGAGGAGTTTGAGCCGCTACACGCCCCGTTTGTGGGAATGTACGTGTGCGGGCCAACAGTTTACGGAGAGCCTCACCTGGGCCATGCCCGCAGCGCCGTTACCTTCGATGTGCTGTACCGCTACCTGAAGTACCAAGGGTATAAAGTACGCTACGTGCGCAACATCACCGACGTAGGCCACCTGGAGAATGACGCCGACGAAGGCGAAGACAAAATCCAGAAAAAGGCTAAACTCGAGCACCTGGAGCCGATGGAGGTGGTCAACCACTACACCAACATCTACCACCAGGAAATGGACAGGCTGAACGTGCTGCAGCCCGACATCGAGCCACGTGCCTCCGGCCACATCATCGAGCAGGTGCAGATGATACAGGAGATCCTCGACAACGGCTTTGCCTATGAGGTGAACGGCTCGGTATACTTCGATGTGCAGGCCTACGACAAGCAGCACAAGTATGGCAAGCTCTCCGGCCGTGTGATAGACGATCTGCTCAACAACACCCGCACCCTGGAGGGGCAGGAAGAGAAGCGCTCGCCGCTGGACTTTGCGCTATGGAAGAAAGCCTCGCCCACGCACATCATGCGCTGGCCCTCGCCGTGGAGCGACGGCTTCCCGGGCTGGCACCTGGAGTGCTCGGCCATGAGCCGCAAATACCTCGGCACCACCTTTGATATACATGGCGGGGGGCTGGACCTGATGTTCCCGCACCACGAGTGCGAGATTGCCCAGAGCCAGGCCAGCTGCAGCCACACCGATGCGGCCAAATACTGGATCCATAACAACATGATCACGGTGAACGGGCAGAAGATGGGCAAGTCGCTGGGTAACTTTATCAACCTGAGCGAGCTGTTCAATGGCAACCACGAGATGCTGGAGCAGGCTTATACCCCGATGACGATCCGCTTCTTTATACTGCAGGCGCACTACCGCAGCACCCTCGACTTTAGCAACGAGGCCCTGCAGGCGGCGCGCAAAGGCTACACCAAACTGATGAACGGCCTGCGCGTGCTCAAAAAACTGCGTTACCCGGAGGCAGAGACGCAGGTCGTGCCGGACGAGAAGCTGAACGAGGAGCTGCAGAAACTCACCCAGGATTGCTTCCGTGGCCTGAACGACGACCTGAACACGGCCAAGACCATCGCCTCGCTGTTTAACCTGCTCAAAAAGATCAACAGCATCTACCTGGGGCAGATTGAGGTGGGGCAGCTGACCAGGGGCACCTTCGACCTGCTGCGCGATACCTACCAGGAACTGGTGCTGCACGTGCTGGGGCTGCAGGAGGAGAGCTTCGGCGATATGGAGGAGATGCTGCACCTGGTACTCTCGTTCTACAAGGAGGCCAAGGAGCAGAAAGCCTACGACAAGGTGGATGCCATCCGGGCGGAGCTGAAGCGGCAGGGCATCGTTATCAAGGACATGAAAACCGGAATAGACTGGGCTTATGAAGAATAA
- a CDS encoding helix-turn-helix transcriptional regulator, which produces MEYKETNPCTALAPYIHSFWELKGDDHDRQWERNFPDGCPGLVLNVGDSCSTDNGTVVMDFGKTYVVGAMTSFKDSFIDGDTHLFGVCLKPGVFYNFYNYTSQNELANKTVQLEKPHSFELDKFLKSPVYYLNAFFTDRLQNRNGLLQSIMDDIHQSNGQISIKKLAERKAISIRQLERKFRTHIGITPKEYANIVRFQHALTLIKNSDKKRSLLDIAFACGYYDHAHLTNEIKRNTGLSPSQF; this is translated from the coding sequence ATGGAATATAAAGAAACAAACCCCTGCACAGCCTTAGCACCCTATATTCATTCCTTTTGGGAATTGAAAGGTGACGACCATGACAGACAATGGGAGCGGAATTTCCCTGACGGTTGCCCCGGTTTGGTGCTCAATGTAGGGGATTCTTGCAGTACCGACAACGGTACAGTTGTTATGGATTTCGGCAAAACGTATGTGGTGGGGGCAATGACTTCTTTTAAGGATAGTTTCATTGACGGAGACACGCACCTGTTTGGCGTATGCCTGAAACCAGGCGTTTTCTACAATTTTTACAACTATACGTCGCAAAATGAGCTAGCGAACAAAACCGTTCAGCTTGAAAAGCCGCATTCGTTCGAACTGGACAAGTTCCTTAAAAGTCCTGTATACTACCTGAATGCTTTTTTTACTGACCGCTTACAAAACAGAAACGGGCTTTTACAATCCATTATGGATGATATTCACCAGTCGAATGGCCAGATAAGTATAAAGAAGCTTGCCGAAAGAAAAGCCATTTCTATAAGACAGTTGGAGCGAAAATTTAGAACACATATAGGCATTACACCCAAAGAGTATGCGAATATTGTTCGCTTTCAGCATGCGCTCACCTTAATCAAAAACTCAGATAAGAAACGAAGTTTGTTAGATATAGCCTTTGCATGTGGTTATTACGACCACGCCCATCTTACCAATGAGATAAAACGCAATACCGGACTTTCGCCATCGCAATTTTAG
- a CDS encoding DUF2238 domain-containing protein, with the protein MSATLKPKKRLWQQPLHLMYSALFLFFWVYTGLTTPDLKNWLLENVLTLSLIIFLVAFYNIFRFSDASYTLIFLFLLLHVYGSQYQYADNPFGEWLKGQLGVARNHYDRLVHLGYGLLLTYPLHEVLAFGFKLRSILTYLLPVELILSTSVLYELVEWMVADWVYGGGEQGMVFLGMQGDIWDAQKDVAMALAGSLVAMAVAYVFIKRKLEV; encoded by the coding sequence ATGTCTGCCACGCTTAAACCAAAAAAACGCCTCTGGCAACAGCCTTTGCACCTGATGTACAGTGCGCTGTTCCTGTTTTTTTGGGTTTACACCGGCCTTACCACCCCCGACCTGAAGAACTGGCTGCTGGAGAACGTGCTTACGCTCTCGCTGATCATCTTTCTGGTAGCCTTCTACAACATCTTCCGCTTCTCAGACGCCAGCTATACGCTTATTTTCCTGTTTCTGCTGCTGCACGTGTATGGCAGCCAGTACCAGTACGCCGACAACCCGTTCGGGGAATGGCTGAAGGGGCAGCTTGGCGTTGCGCGCAACCATTACGACCGCCTGGTTCACCTCGGTTACGGACTGCTGCTGACTTACCCCCTGCACGAGGTGTTGGCATTTGGCTTTAAGCTACGGTCTATCCTCACCTACCTGCTGCCCGTGGAGCTTATACTTTCCACCAGCGTGCTGTACGAGCTGGTGGAGTGGATGGTAGCCGACTGGGTGTACGGCGGTGGTGAGCAGGGGATGGTTTTCCTGGGAATGCAGGGCGATATCTGGGACGCGCAGAAAGACGTGGCCATGGCCCTTGCCGGGAGCCTGGTAGCCATGGCCGTGGCGTATGTCTTTATCAAAAGGAAACTGGAAGTATGA
- a CDS encoding arylamine N-acetyltransferase family protein: MNYEAYLARIGYSGERQPTLDVLQQLQKLHLLTVPFENLDIHDGVPIELDTEKIFDKVVLQKRGGFCYELNGLYFELLTALGFDARRISAKVYSASEGTYSPEYDHMALLVTIAGEEYLTDVGFGEFSFAPLKIALGQVQADARGDYVFDKYDERYYRVSRVENGELRPEYIFRKTARAFNEFSDMCHFHQTDPRSHFRQRRMITLPTEKGRITLTEHKLKLTEGDLTKEITLKDTAEYEAYLWQYFGVKPAGKIN; the protein is encoded by the coding sequence ATGAACTACGAAGCCTACCTGGCGCGCATCGGTTATTCAGGGGAACGGCAGCCGACCCTCGACGTGCTGCAGCAATTGCAGAAGCTCCACCTGTTAACCGTCCCCTTCGAGAATCTGGACATTCACGACGGGGTCCCGATCGAACTGGACACTGAAAAGATCTTCGACAAGGTGGTGCTTCAGAAACGGGGCGGGTTCTGCTACGAACTGAACGGTTTATACTTTGAGTTACTCACTGCGCTGGGCTTTGACGCCAGACGGATCTCTGCGAAAGTATACTCCGCCAGCGAAGGCACCTACTCGCCAGAGTATGACCACATGGCCCTGCTGGTAACGATAGCGGGGGAAGAATATCTGACCGATGTCGGGTTTGGGGAGTTCAGTTTTGCGCCGCTGAAGATAGCCCTGGGCCAGGTGCAGGCAGATGCACGGGGCGATTACGTCTTCGACAAATATGACGAGCGCTATTACCGGGTAAGCCGTGTAGAAAATGGCGAGCTCCGGCCCGAATACATCTTCCGGAAAACAGCCAGGGCTTTTAATGAGTTTTCCGACATGTGCCACTTCCACCAGACCGATCCCCGCTCCCACTTCAGGCAACGCAGGATGATCACGCTTCCCACCGAAAAAGGCCGCATCACGCTCACAGAGCACAAACTCAAGCTGACAGAAGGTGACCTTACCAAGGAAATCACGCTGAAAGACACAGCTGAGTACGAAGCCTATCTGTGGCAATACTTTGGGGTAAAACCGGCTGGCAAGATTAATTAA
- a CDS encoding endonuclease/exonuclease/phosphatase family protein: protein MAGTFKNIRRRVWLILNTLVVLWMLVGVLCLQVPPSTFWPAGFVAFSLPGALVLNFLFLLYWVLRRSWLLVLPLSAFMLAWSYYGRLVAINFEKEVPEGAKTLQVMSFNVHVFNAYDKIVEGVPQVSTDMIDWVAQHPADVFCLQEFYSRVNSIEYNNFKRIGERYGRYKYASTSVGDRIKADLGIVIFSKYPILEGGTIRFENTPERSANRAAWADINVKGDTVRVYAVHLQSMSIKSEDIENTYSAIGSEESFKKESRNLARRLRRGFISRAVQVQQLLEHVQASPYPVIVCGDFNDIPFSYTYNELAEALQNAHERAGNGVGATYNGPLPFLRIDNQFYSQGLEAYNFQTHYEMGLSDHFPISATYVLQPKSVE from the coding sequence GTGGCAGGAACATTCAAAAATATACGCAGGCGGGTATGGCTCATCCTAAACACTTTGGTGGTGCTATGGATGCTGGTGGGCGTGCTGTGTCTGCAGGTGCCGCCCAGCACGTTCTGGCCAGCCGGCTTTGTGGCTTTCTCGCTGCCGGGCGCGCTGGTGCTGAATTTCCTGTTCCTGCTCTACTGGGTGCTGCGCCGCTCATGGCTGCTGGTGCTGCCGCTCTCTGCATTTATGCTTGCCTGGAGCTACTACGGCCGCCTGGTTGCCATCAACTTTGAGAAAGAGGTGCCGGAGGGCGCCAAGACGCTGCAGGTGATGAGCTTCAACGTACACGTGTTCAACGCCTACGATAAGATTGTGGAGGGCGTGCCGCAGGTATCTACCGACATGATAGACTGGGTGGCCCAGCACCCGGCCGATGTGTTCTGTCTGCAGGAGTTCTACAGCCGGGTGAACTCCATAGAGTATAATAACTTCAAGCGCATTGGTGAGCGCTACGGGCGGTATAAGTATGCTTCTACCTCGGTAGGCGACCGTATCAAGGCAGACTTAGGTATTGTGATTTTCTCGAAGTACCCCATCTTGGAAGGTGGCACCATCAGGTTCGAGAACACGCCGGAGCGGAGCGCTAACCGGGCCGCCTGGGCCGACATCAATGTGAAAGGGGACACCGTGCGGGTATACGCGGTGCACCTGCAGTCGATGAGCATCAAGTCGGAAGACATAGAGAACACCTACTCTGCCATAGGTAGTGAGGAGAGCTTTAAGAAAGAAAGCCGCAATCTGGCGCGCCGCCTGCGGCGAGGGTTCATTTCCCGCGCTGTTCAGGTGCAGCAGTTGCTGGAGCATGTGCAGGCGTCTCCTTACCCGGTCATCGTTTGCGGCGATTTCAACGACATCCCGTTTAGTTATACTTACAACGAGCTGGCGGAGGCGCTGCAGAATGCACATGAGAGAGCCGGCAACGGGGTGGGGGCCACCTACAACGGCCCACTTCCCTTCCTGCGCATCGACAACCAGTTTTACAGCCAGGGACTGGAGGCCTACAACTTCCAGACACACTACGAAATGGGGCTTTCGGACCACTTCCCGATCTCGGCCACCTATGTGCTACAGCCAAAGAGCGTAGAATAG